Within Schaalia sp. HMT-172, the genomic segment GCGCCAGCGCCTGATGGGCGCGGGGATCACGACCCTGCTCGTTTCCCACGACATCGCCGAGGTCCTGGCCCTCGCCTCCCACATGATCGTCATGGGGGAGGGTCGCGTCGTCGAGGAGGGCTCGCCCGCCCGCGTGCTCGCCTCGCCCGCCTCCGTGTTCGCCGCGCGCCTGGCCGGCCTCAACATCGTCACCGGCCCCGCCGTCGTCCGCCGCGGCCTGGTGGGCGTGCGCGTCGGTGAGGGAGCGCTGTGGGCGGCCGCGGACTCGCCCGAGAGTGAGACCGAGACCGCGCGTGCTGGCCGTGAAGGCGCTGACGCCGCGCCTGGCGCGGATGCTGGGGGTGCGCCTGGCGGCGGCAGCAGCTCTGGTGTTGGCGGCGCTGACGCCGCGCCTGGCGCGGATGCTGGCAGCCCCGAACCCCTTCCCGCCAGCCCCGCCGGTGAACCCGCTCGCGTCGCGCTGACCTTCCCGCCCGAGGCCGTTGCCCTCTCCCGCGAGGAATCCCACGCCTCGCCGCGCAGCGTCCTGCCCGGCGTTGTTGCGGGCGTCGACCTCGACGGCTCCCTCGTGAGCGTGCGCGTCGCGCTCGCGGGGGGAGTCTCGGTGAGCGCCCGCGTCACCGCCTCCGGGTGGGCCGACCTAGGCCTCGGCGTTGGTGATTCCCTCTGGGTGAGCGTCAAGGCCACCCAGGTCCGGGCGATTCGCGTCGCGGCGGGCTCGTGAACGGCGCGTGTGCCTCAGGCTTGCGGATGCGCGGGGCCTCGTGGCGCTGGTGTGCCGAAGATGCGCGAGGCCATGGCGAGGCCATGGCGAGGCAGGCGGGCAGCGCCGCGCTGGCGAGACGAGGACGGGGTGGGGCTTCATTCGGAGGATGCCGTGCTGTTTTGTGGCTAGTCGTTGCGTTTATTGTCGATATCGTCGGCCCAGCTGCTGAAACGTCGTTGAATCGCGTGGAGCTGCGAGGCAGTGATGCCGTAGGCCGCAACTTGTGTCAGGCTGATGCTGTGTGCTCCGCGCAGACACTCTGTGAAGAATCCTGTGTCGAAGCCTGCGTCGCGTTCCTGAAGGAGCTCGATGAGGCGCGCATCGCTGATCGTTCCGGTGGAGCGGATCGCATCGACGTCCAGATAGTCGCGTGGGTAGCTTCTGGAGTAAAGCGCACTCAGTTTGTTGCCGACGGCGTCAGCAAGGTCAAGAACGGGTCCGATGCCGAGGCGTACGGGTGTGTGGGCGCGCCAGTCGATAGCGAGATCAACGCTGAGTGGTGCCCCGTGTGGTGGGGTGACGGAGAGCTGGGCGAAAGAGGAGCTTGCGCGTTCGACGGTGACGTCGTAGTTGTTGGCAGTGAGGTGCTCAACGAGGTTGACTACTGCGTTGGGGAACCGCGTGGCGGCTTGCATGACCGTGAAGAGGTCAATGTCGTTGGTGGGGCGCTGTGTCATCCCGTGTTCACGGATCGCGCCCGAGCCGGCGAGGGCGAAGCCCTCGTCTGCGAGAACCTCGAGTGCGCATGCGATTAGTTGGCGTTGCGTCTGTTGTACAGAGCGAGCCATTTGTTTCTCCCATGCAGTGCTTCGAAGCGGTTTTCCCATGCGGCTGTGATCGCTAGGTCAAGGCGCAGTATTGGCCACATGTCGGTGAGGGTGTCGCGGTTGAGGTAGCATCGCTGGTCTTCCACGCTGCCCTCGCCGATGATGCATTGGTAGACCGTCGTTCGTTCGCCGTCGTCGTCGAGGCTAAACGAGCCATTCCCTGGTGCCCAGCTCAAGCGCACGGGGAGGTGCACGGTGCCTGTGGATGGACCCGTGAGCTCATCAAGTGACGCGGGAACACAAAAGGGTTTCGTGTCGCGGTACGTGATACGTCCACTCATGTCGCTCCCCTCTCGTGACTGTGATCTGGCGGCTAGCTCGTATGTCTAGCTTAGCGTGCGATGAGGCGGGCTTGTCCGCGAGTTCTTGCCGGGTTGCGCATGTGTAGCTACGATTGCGCCGCTCGGTGTTGTTGATGTTCGATGGGGATTTGACGCCGAGGCTGGTGTGTCGAAGATGCGCGAGGCCGTGGCGAGGCAGGCAGGGCAGGCGGGCAGCGCCGCGCTGGCGAGACGAGGCCGGGGGAGGGTTTTTGCCGAAGGGTTGAATTTTGCAACGCTTCACATGTTGTAATTCTCGTCGGACGCGTCGTGCGTCTCGCGGTCTGCGTGATGTGTCATACAGGCGATTTTCCCTGGTTCTACGCCGTTTTAGTGCCGCGTGCGAGCAAGGTAAACCATACCTTTGACGGGATACGATCCGGGCCTTAAGTTGATGGATGATTCAAGGAGGTCCCATGACAACGCAGCGCGCCAGCGAGCACCGCCGCCCCTATCAGCTCGGCATCGACGTCGGTTCGACCACGGTCAAGGCCGTCGTCCTGGACGGAAACCGTCGACTCTTCTCCGACTACCGGCGCCACAATGCCGACGTGCGCGCATCCCTAGGCGCCCTCCTCGCCGACGTCGAACGTGCCCTGCCCGGCGCCCGCGTCCACGCGGCCATCACCGGCTCCGGCGGCCTGACCACCGCCCGCGCCATGGGCATCCCCTTCGTCCAAGAAGTCATCGCCGGCACCGAGGCCACCCAGCGCCTCCACCCCGAGGTCGACGTCGTCATCGAGCTGGGCGGCGAGGACGCCAAGCTCACCTACCTGCACCCCACCCCCGAGCAGCGCATGAACGGCACCTGCGCGGGCGGCACCGGCGCGTTCATCGACCAGATGGCGACCCTCCTGCACACGGACGCCGCGGGCCTGGGCGAAATGGCGACCCGCCACACCCAGCTCTACCCGATCGCCTCGCGCTGCGGCGTCTTCGCCAAGTCCGACATCCAGCCCCTCATCAACCAGGGCGCCGCCCACGAGGACCTGGCAGCCTCCATCTTCAACGCGGTCGCCACCCAGACCATCGCGGGCCTGGCCTGCGGCCGCCCCATCCGCGGGACCGTCATGTTCCTCGGCGGCCCCCTGCACTTCCTGCCCGCCCTGCGTGAGGCCTACAAGGCCCTCCTGCCCAAGGCCGACGCCTTCGTCACCCCCGACGACGCCCAGCTCTACGTCGCCATCGGCGCGGCCCTCCTCGCCGAGAAGGAGGCCGCCAAGCGGGTGCGCCAGGCAGAGGAGGCGGGCGCCACCTCCGTCGACACCCGCGGTGACAAGCTCACCACCCTCATGGAGCGCCTCGCTGCCGCCCCCGTGCAGGTCGAATCCCCGCGCATGGACCCCCTCTTCGCCACCCCCGAGGACCGCGAGGAGTTCGTGGCCCGCCACAGCCTCGACGTGATCCCCAAGGCCAGCCTCGACGAGGCCGAGGGCCGCTGCTGGCTCGGCATCGACGCGGGCTCCACGACGATCAAGGCCGTCGTCATCGACTCTCAGGACCGCATCGTCTTCACCCACTACGCCTCCAACGAGGGCGACCCCGTGGCCGCGGCCGTCGACATCGTGCGCGCCGTGCGAGGCGCCCTCCCCGAGGGCTGCGAGATCGGCCGCTCGTGCGCAACCGGCTACGGCGAGGGCCTGGTCAAGGCCGCCCTCACCATGGACGAGGGCGAAATCGAGACGATGGCCCACTACCGCGCCGCCGAATTCATCTGCCCCGGCGTCACCTCCGTCATCGACATCGGCGGCCAGGACATGAAGTACCTGCGCATCCGCGACCACGCGGTGGACTCCATCTCCGTCAACGAGGCCTGCTCCTCGGGCTGCGGCTCCTTCCTCCAGACCTTCGCGCAGACGATGGGAACCGACGTGCGTTCCTTCGCGCGCATGGCCATGGAATCCTCCTCCCCCGTGGATCTGGGCACCCGCTGCACGGTGTTCATGAACTCCTCCGTCAAGCAGGCGCAGAAGGAAGGCGCGGACGTGCGCGACATCAGCGCCGGCCTGTCCTACTCCGTCGTGCGTAACGCCCTCTACAAGGTCATCAAGCTCAAGGAGCCCTCGGACCTGGGTGAGCGCGTCGTCGTGCAGGGCGGCACCTTCCTCAACGACTCGGTGCTGCGCGCCTTCGAACTGCTCACCGGTCGCGAGGTCGTGCGCCCCGACATCGCGGGCCTCATGGGTGCCTACGGCGCCGCCCTGACCGCGCGCATGCACGACACGGGTGAGGGGACCTCGTCCCTGGCCACGATTGAGGCCCTGGAAGGCTTCAGCGTGGACACGACCCGCAAGACGTGCCGCCTGTGCCAGAACCACTGCCAGATGACCATCTCGACCTTCTCCAACGGCGAGCGCCACGTGTCGGGCAACCGCTGCGAGCGCGGCGCGTCCCTGGAGCGCGTGCCCAAGAAGTCGGAGCTGCCCAACCTCTACGACTGGAAGTACAAGCGGATCTTCGGCTACCGCCGCCTCACCGAGAAGAAGGCGTTCCGCGGCGACATTGGCATCCCGCGCGTGCTCGGCATGTACGAGAACTACCCCTTCTGGTTCACGATGCTCACCGCGCTGGGCTTCCGCGTCATGATTTCGGGCCGTTCCAACCACGACCTGTTCGAGACCGGCATGGAGTCCATCCCCTCGGAGAACGTGTGCTACCCGGCCAAGCTCGTCCACGGGCACATCGAGTCCCTGCTGGACAAGGGCATCACGACGATCTTCTACCCCTGCGTCGACTTCGAGCAGAAGCTCACCGAGTCCGAGAACTCCTACAACTGCCCCATCGTGGCGACCTACCCCGAGGTCATCCGCAACAACATGGAGCGCCTGGCGGAGCCCGGCACCAAGTTCATCAGCCCCTTCGTCAACTTCGGCAACCGCGACTACCTGCCCGCCCACCTGTCCAAGACCTTCAAGGAATACGGCTACGACATCCCCGTCGAGGAGATGAAGGCCGCCCTCGACAAGGCGTGGGAGGAGGACGCCGCCGTCAAGGCCGAGATCCGCGCGAAGGGCGTCGAAACCATCGAGTGGATGCGGGAGCACGGTGTGCGCGGCATCGTGCTCGCAGGCCGCCCCTACCACCTCGACCCCGAGATCAACCACGGCATCCCCGAGGTCATTGTCGGCCTGGGCATGGCCGTCCTCACCGAGGACTCCATCATCGACGCGCGCCTCGAGCGCCCGCTGCGCGTCCTCGACCAGTGGTCCTACCACTCGCGCCTCTACGAGGCCGCCGCCCGCGTCGGCGACGAGCCCGACCTCGAGATGGTCCAGCTCAACTCCTTCGGCTGCGGCGTCGACGCGATCACCGCCGACCAGGTCCAGGAGATCCTCGAGGGCCGCGGCGACGTGCACACCGTCCTCAAAATCGACGAGGTCTCCAACCTGGGCGCCGCCAAGATTCGCCTGCGTTCCCTCGACGCGGCGATCACCGAGCGCGCCTCCCTCACCTCCGCGATGAACGAGGCCGGGGCCGGCGACGGCGAGAACGGCGCGGATGGAGCGGGACTGGCCCCCGCCTCGTCCGTGGGCCTGGTGTCAGGCTCCGTCGACACGGCCACCCTGCGCGACCCCTCGGGGGACGCCGCCCGCGAGGAGGAGGCCGGGCACATCAAGCCGCGCGCGGTCTTCACCGAGGAGATGCGCGAGGCCGGCTACGAAATCCTCGCCCCCCAGATGTCGCCGATCCACTTCCGTTTCCTCACCCCGCTGTTCGCGACCGCGGGCCTGAAGGTGCGTGTCCTGGAGCATACGAGCCGCACCTCCATGGAGGTCGGCCTGAAATACGTCAACAACGACTCGTGCTACCCGGCGATCGTCGTCATCGGCCAGCTTCTCGACGAGTTCATCTCCGGGCG encodes:
- a CDS encoding nucleotidyl transferase AbiEii/AbiGii toxin family protein, translated to MARSVQQTQRQLIACALEVLADEGFALAGSGAIREHGMTQRPTNDIDLFTVMQAATRFPNAVVNLVEHLTANNYDVTVERASSSFAQLSVTPPHGAPLSVDLAIDWRAHTPVRLGIGPVLDLADAVGNKLSALYSRSYPRDYLDVDAIRSTGTISDARLIELLQERDAGFDTGFFTECLRGAHSISLTQVAAYGITASQLHAIQRRFSSWADDIDNKRND
- a CDS encoding acyl-CoA dehydratase activase-related protein, with translation MTTQRASEHRRPYQLGIDVGSTTVKAVVLDGNRRLFSDYRRHNADVRASLGALLADVERALPGARVHAAITGSGGLTTARAMGIPFVQEVIAGTEATQRLHPEVDVVIELGGEDAKLTYLHPTPEQRMNGTCAGGTGAFIDQMATLLHTDAAGLGEMATRHTQLYPIASRCGVFAKSDIQPLINQGAAHEDLAASIFNAVATQTIAGLACGRPIRGTVMFLGGPLHFLPALREAYKALLPKADAFVTPDDAQLYVAIGAALLAEKEAAKRVRQAEEAGATSVDTRGDKLTTLMERLAAAPVQVESPRMDPLFATPEDREEFVARHSLDVIPKASLDEAEGRCWLGIDAGSTTIKAVVIDSQDRIVFTHYASNEGDPVAAAVDIVRAVRGALPEGCEIGRSCATGYGEGLVKAALTMDEGEIETMAHYRAAEFICPGVTSVIDIGGQDMKYLRIRDHAVDSISVNEACSSGCGSFLQTFAQTMGTDVRSFARMAMESSSPVDLGTRCTVFMNSSVKQAQKEGADVRDISAGLSYSVVRNALYKVIKLKEPSDLGERVVVQGGTFLNDSVLRAFELLTGREVVRPDIAGLMGAYGAALTARMHDTGEGTSSLATIEALEGFSVDTTRKTCRLCQNHCQMTISTFSNGERHVSGNRCERGASLERVPKKSELPNLYDWKYKRIFGYRRLTEKKAFRGDIGIPRVLGMYENYPFWFTMLTALGFRVMISGRSNHDLFETGMESIPSENVCYPAKLVHGHIESLLDKGITTIFYPCVDFEQKLTESENSYNCPIVATYPEVIRNNMERLAEPGTKFISPFVNFGNRDYLPAHLSKTFKEYGYDIPVEEMKAALDKAWEEDAAVKAEIRAKGVETIEWMREHGVRGIVLAGRPYHLDPEINHGIPEVIVGLGMAVLTEDSIIDARLERPLRVLDQWSYHSRLYEAAARVGDEPDLEMVQLNSFGCGVDAITADQVQEILEGRGDVHTVLKIDEVSNLGAAKIRLRSLDAAITERASLTSAMNEAGAGDGENGADGAGLAPASSVGLVSGSVDTATLRDPSGDAAREEEAGHIKPRAVFTEEMREAGYEILAPQMSPIHFRFLTPLFATAGLKVRVLEHTSRTSMEVGLKYVNNDSCYPAIVVIGQLLDEFISGRADPDRTAVGITQTGGMCRASNYAALLRKGLRDAGYPQVPVIALSVQGIEDNPGFHLGIPHIHKAIQAFVIGDAIQSMLLRVRPYEATPGSAMALYRTWDAYVQEWITSGRVAALGGRVSYGKIIRECVRAFDALPLRDIPRKPRVGLVGEILVKFHPDANNHAVDVIEAEGCEAELPGLMQFFHNSVATAAWDKENLGIDGKQRYIMPIVLWALKKYEKPVHRAFAATNGKFEPHRPIEEMIERSQDIARLGNQAGEGWYLTAEMVDMIEHGCPNIICAQPFACLPNHVVGKGMFRALRTRYPEANVVAVDYDPGASEVNQLNRIKLMLATALQDPQARDSEVLQLVDVEEPASCGGSGSVMLGMPTIPTRRAAFR